Genomic DNA from Brassica rapa cultivar Chiifu-401-42 chromosome A04, CAAS_Brap_v3.01, whole genome shotgun sequence:
TTTCTTTCTCTTCGCCTCGATTTGATTGATAGGTACTTTCTTCAATGATAAGAAATATTAGAATTAGGCTGTACAAAGTTTGTTCAAAGAGCAATGAACAGCTCCTTTAGAGGGTTAATACTGCTAATATTTTTGTACAAAATTGTTTTATCACTGGTGTAATCTAATTAATATGTGCTTTATTAATAGAAATTTGCATCTTACGAAACACAAAAAATGGATGCAcgaaatcaatactattaaaacagaagcaatttttatctacttacaaatagtctaggtttgaccattatatttaattatattttctattatttctattcatatgtaatttaattattaaatacacatcatacctaaaattaaggaactaactaactaatctgttatttttaaactaatgaatttaatttataataattcgaaatttaaataactaatcaattatattttagttattaatgtaataaatacttatatatatatatatatatatatatatatatctattcatttgtatatatacaactatatattaatccaaatgcaaaaaaaaaaaattgttcaaaaccctcaccaaatacataaaaatataatttttatagttagagtattaaaatatatatatatatatatgataaaataaatattaatagtaattataCGATGAAACATATTACTGTTGATAgctttatgaatatattttttacgggttactcaaagagacatgtaacatatatatcaaatataaactaattgaacaaatatattaacaaaaatatatcataaaacattacattaacatGAATTGATGCCAGAGAGTaagggttaatattttaattatttaaaaatataattatatatatatataaattataaaaattaagaactaaatatactaaaattatatatcaaaataaaataatagatattataaaaatatttacatttctaatgcaaataatgaaattaacttttaaatttaaaataagccatagacaaaacatcaaaaagtatctGATAACAtgtgaataacaaaagtaaactaactaaataaataaacaatttttttttttgcaaacgtaaatcattaatttgtaaaagacgtatacacattattgatgctcaaatctatttaatttttagtaTGTATCCTCTCAAATATTGATCCATTAACAAGATGGAATTTTAGTTGAactaaaattgtatttaaattGGAATATCactttcataatatattcactattcatctgaacattgatgaatatatattacaatactctaaatataataataaatcaaaccgaaTTACACATTGGGTCATGTACCAGCTCAACCGATAACCAGATCTCGGGTTTTAGCGGTTGTTAcgggttttatagaatttttaaataacagttttaaaaaaaaaaactaaaatgaattaCATATGAGCCACCGAATTTGCCAATTTTACTGCTTGTCGGGCCGGAtttcaaaacattgaatataatgttccatttgtaatatctaagtgtagatacaattaaaatacaaatttatatcaaataaacttGGAATGTTTCAAAAATgatcccgcgctttgaaagcgcgggtcaaaatctagtctatactattaaaagagaagcagtttttaaaaatttacttataaaaggttgttggatccttttattttttttttattttttggtctttcttatatattatatgttatccctatttaatctcactttgttatcagcaaaataaatattattaattgggcTTTGGGCATTTAActtaaaaaagataaattaactGATACAACTCattcagaaaagaaaattataaatccaattaacttttgttacagaaaaaaaaaattaaccaaattaactttagacccattttttacaaaatcccaaattatgaagaccattttatacataaatacatataaatgtaacattatttaaattgtatggatttttaataataaaatttctgTCTCAAACTGATTTTATTGATAAtagtttgatagaaaattaaaaaaggaaaaaaaaaatacttgcttcactattttggtagattgataattaatatatttataaataaacttaacaatatttgttaaaagaaatttcttatacaattcgaatgtatattaatatatcaaaaatttataaaacaaaaaacaaattatatttttctcagtgggttaataacggtctttttgattttcagatacttttactatattcgttttattatattctatcccactatatatgagttactagatcttaaggttcgaccacaagtctgattcggatatgaaaactcaatgaaaacattgtatcggactgaaataataataatagaacaacttttaaatattttagatatttaataataaatataaattcatttaatatttgagtttacggtcaccaaaaaaatatccgcgcttcttaagcgcggatcaaaatctagtctaatctattaaaatagagtcctatttGAAATTACCTTGGCATGTTTTAAGTTTGGTCCTATTGAACAATGTTGTGACAAAATGTaacatgttttatatatatttatttgatgaCCGATATATTTACATTAAACAAACTTTAatcattaaattaatattaaaaatctatCCAACATCTAGGTCATCTCTAGCGTCGTCATCTTCTCCTCTTCCTATGTTCCACCATCATTACCTCCGACCACTATACACAGATACATTCGCATGAAACGAAGAACAAAGTGAATTAGGGCTGGTGGACTGATTCGATCAAGAGTTTTTGCTTCTTTcaatcatttagaggaaggaatCTTCAGATATCAGGTCCGGTTGATCCATACAAAAGCCATATAAGTGTATTAGATTTGTTCCATTCGATTTCATGTTCTACCTTTCAATCCTCAATTTTCTTTCTAGAGTTTCACTGAGTAGGCTGAATCATGAACAACAAAAAATCtctgcaatttttttttgggtatacaaaactttaaaataaggtGCTTGTGAATTGGTGGGCTAAGCACATAAACTCTACAAAGTTGTTATCttcaaaaacgaaaaaaaaactcacaatTGAGGCCATTGCTCAATCATTGCTAAAGGATCAAGACTTACctagaaaaataagaaataacaGTCGGGTCCTTAGAAAACTATATGCATTTTGATGGCAAGAAACAAAGATGAGAGCTCAGGTTAGTATCTGTGATTTCTACCCTTGACTGTTGATCATCCCATGAACTCTTTCATGAATTTTCTCTTGAATCAAAGTATCAGATGCTATGTTTTGTTTAATGCAGAGCTCAGGTCAGGCACTATCTGAGTGGAGCGGAGACAAAAGTGAATTCTCGAATCAAGTCCGAAAGGTATTTAGAAGATGTGAAAGCTCCTAAGCAAGCTTTCCCTTCACACGTTTCTGTCATGGTTTTAGAGGTGCTGATCAGGCATTCAAAAGATCAAGGTCATTTGCCTGTTAAATTTACTCAGTTCAGACTTGATCTTCTCAAGAATGTTGAGAGCAATGCTGAGGTGACTTTGGAGCTTTGACTCCATTACTATGTGTTTTATTGGTTTGGCGCATATGTCCAGTTGCTAATTCCCATTTGTGATTTTCAGGTCAAAGTTTTGGATGTTGATGCCCTTTTCATATCACACACCCAAGTGAACCAAGCAGCAAAACAGAGGTGGAGGACCTATCGTGTCCTGTAAGAATCCATAGTATGTTCTTCATGATGCTACTCTTTTTTCAACTTTTGTTTCAGTCACAATGTGCTGACTCTCTCTTTATTTTGCTGCTTACATATCAAACACATGCCACATTGAGTTGATTTTGTCAAAGAAGGAAGAGCCTGTGAAGAAATAGGTACGTTATCCACTTCAATGGGTGTATGTAATCCTGATTTTCACCATTTGATCTTTTTCTTCTCACCTTTTTATATATACTCTGCAGCGAAGCCAAAGAAAGGAGCTTCTTCCTGAGCTTTCGTGATCGTTTGTGTTACAACGCTTGATACACTTTGTTTACCTTTTTTTCACTTTGTTTACTTCTCTTTCATTTAGACAAGTAACCGTAATTGTAAAGATATAATGATGATTGGTTTCTGGATTACTCAAGCTTTAAACTCTTTACGCTTTTGAGGTAGATTAACATATACAAAACTTTGAAATAAGGTGCATCTGAGTTGTAATTTCGCCTAAATTTGATTGATGTTTACTAGCTTTTCGTCCAagtaaaaaaaagatctaaCAACTTAATTATGTTGAGAACATATTTTccttattcatttatttttgaaaacagaAAGTATTTTTGCTTCCCATTTGTGATTTTCAGGACACATTATTGTGTTGCTTTGCAAATAAATGGGCAATACGATTATGGGTCTTAACCAATTAAAACTAATAGGAGTATTATGGAAgttgaaatttaaataataaaatatagtatataatatatctacagataatattataattaaaaatatataaaaactctattgtggaaatattatttttttaaatgtaatattgtAATCTCAGTAACAGTTAAAAAggtttgtttaaataatttgcTTATAAATTTTGGATCTCAAACatattaacatttatatatatggaatgttggaatttaaaaaaaaaacagtatatattatatccacaaacaatattataaacaaaactatatataaaaaactatatataaaaaaaactatggtttttttataaataattttatatattctaaTCTCGGTAACAATTAGAAAgatttgtttaaataatttccGCCCTTGAAAAGGGCGGGTTACTATCTAGTTGCTAATTAAATCAAAGTGACAATAAGTGAATTAAGCTCAGAGTCAGTGCCAGCTCTAGGTAGAAGCTGGAGAAGCATATTTAGgtcatctatcttattaaaacttaaATACAAATTAGGTTTATTTGGAACATGtatagtaatttttaaaaaaaaattgtttggaaacatagattgtagttttaaaaaaaagtttgtttagAAATATGTATtgcaatttttaaaaaagaggtttgtttggaaacatagattgtagttttaaaaaataagtttgtttggaaacatgaataacaaaatattaattaagagagaaaaaaaaagtaatgggcttatatttttaagaaaatttggaATTCCATTATATTATGAGGAACTATCTATCTGGTACTTAATCAGGTTCGGTTCAGGTCTGTTTGGGTTTTGGATTTCCGGGGTCAAATATTTCAGCCTCATtctaatatttctaaatttcggtTCAGGTTGCTTCGGATTTTTGCGGATTCGGTTCGAGTTcagataacccatttaaattacttttaaaattcattgtatatttatatactttaaatttatcaaaaactataaacaaaataatatattaaatataaatttgaataacatatgtcagaatacctaaacttaacatataaattattttagttcaaatatttggatagagaatcaataattattttaagtatttcaGGTGTTTTAAGtatacttttattattttatatatttactattgattatttgtatatattttcaagtatttaaaccagcttaaattatcatatatattctagatgttttatatatatatattaaatctaaacataattaatatatataagtatataaatctatttttgatacatttgggtatccaaaatactttgcttcggatcggattcggttctccaaaaaccaaaattttgaataatttgaatatttaattaatttatatttgagtttggtACTACTTTTTTGGACGAGATCGGTTTGGTTTTTCAGATTCAGATATTTTGCCTAGCCCTTATATTATtgacatgaaaaataaatagaaacatatttttgaaaaatatacatgCGCGGGTCAAAGTCTAGTTTTTCTTTGAAAGCTTTAGCAACCCAGTGCTTAATGTTAAAAGTTGACTGCTAGAGATGTAAAGTTCAATCTTCTTTCTAGTgattaacttcttctttttttgaaagaattctAAATTTACCACAAATTTAATACCAGTTTCCGAATTACTTTTAAATTATGATCATTTTCACAAATACTCcaaatttgtgataaaaattaaacaaattcttttaaatcatttataaatatttatttatcatttacaAAAGTTATAATCCCAACCACACCCCTTAAGTACCTTAACCAAAAATCACTAAATTCTAAACacaaatgttaaaatatttttgattaaaagtattttttagaaatgttaacCAATTTATAGTGAGCTAAAGTCTGTTAGTCCATAACTACTATcttcaaacaattttttatttctttgtgTGTTTAATCATTAGGGATTATTAAACTGTTAGTCCAtaactattatttgtttatatCCATCCCTCTGAGTGTGAAATTTGGAAAGAGAAGGAGAAGTGAGCTAAAGTCTGAGGTTATTTGCATGGGAGCTTCAAACACTCCTTAAATGGAGCCCTTAAATGTCGATATTCCTTTGAAActgtcctctctctctctcttttattttaaaccAGTCTCCTACTTTGTAGGATCATTATTCACATTCAACCTAATCTTCATCAAATGATCTAATTTGCCTAGTGGAATTGGAGAAGAAAAAAGAACTGAATGAGCATACTAGCGGATCAAGTAGGAGAAGGAATCGAAGAGGGATGCATCCATGAAGACAGATCAGCTGATGCTTCTTGACCTTTTATCCTTCTCCTCGGCTTTTCTCAGATGGAATGGCAGATCCTTCTAGCTATGTCAATCACGACCGTGACGTCGACCAAGTTTGTTCTCCAcatcttatctttttttttttcaaaatcttctTCTGAATGATTTTCTTGATCCTCTACAATAAATAGATATGAATCAAATGTTGGGGTTTCAGATTTCTATGGCAAGAAAGAGAGTGATAAGAGTTATGATCTACATCATATAaccattaaatttttttttcttgcttgtAGGCACTCATTGCTTTGAAAAAAGGTTGTCAATTACTTAAGTATAGTCGGAAAGGGAGGCCTAAGTTTCGCTCTTTCAGGCTTTCACGGGTATTTCTACTTTCTTTCATATATAAGTGTATCTTACACTCTTCTTCAATCTGCAAAATTTAATTTGTTATCACGCTTCAAGAACTATGCGATATGTGCtcaatgtgttttttttcttgggtGATGATAGGATGAAACAGCATTGCTTTGGCTCTCACACGGAGAAGAAAAAAGTTTGAAGTTATCTACAGTTTCACGACTTCTCCCTGGACAAAGAACTGTGAGTGTTTCGTTTACAAGATATAGAAATGCTaactgatttttattttttcatggACCTTACAAGCTTTTGTTTGTTTACtactatacatatatataggctGTTTTTCGAAGATATTTACGTCCAGAAAAAGATTACTTGTCATTCTCTCTTATATATCACAACGGAGATAGATCTCTTGATCTGgttagtaaaaaaataataacttttctatttcctatatttttagaaaattagtATCACAACTTCATCTAATTTACACTCCACAGATCTGCAAGGACAAAGCAGAGACAGAAGTTTGGTTTACGGGACTTAAGTCTTTAATTAGAAAAAACCATAACAAGCAAGCTAGAAGTGAGGTCCCtgaggtgtgtgtgtgtgtatttgtatttatattatattatatatcatattcaAACATATCTAACAAACCCCTACATTTTGTTCAGATACATGACAGTGATATTTTCTCAACTGGTCGTCCTTCAACTGCATCATTAGAATTTATACCAAACAACAATACTCGCAGAGGAAGAACATCCCTTGATTTAGGACCACGTAATAATAACTCTCCGATTCCTTTCAGAGACTCAGATGTCGCTTCGGAACGTATAAGCATGCTAAGACCAAGTACTGATGGTTTTCGGATTAGTATCTCAAGCACACCAAGTTGTTCTAGTGGAGGGTCCGGTGGTCCTGATGACATTGAGTCTTTAGGTGATGTTTATGTCTGGGGTGAAGTTTGGAGTGACGGGATATCATCATCATACAATGGCACCATGAACTCAAAAACCGTGAGAAcagatgtactgattccaagaccctTAGAATCAAACGTTGTTCTTGATGTTCATCAGATTGCTTGCGGCATAAGGCACATCTCTCTTGTGACAAGACAAGGTGAAGTGTTTACATGGGGAGAAGAAGCTGGAGGAAGGCTTGGACATGGTATTCAAGTTGACGTTAGTCGTCCAAAACTTGTTGAGTTTCTTGCTTTGACCAACATTGATTTTGTTGCTTGTGGAGAGTATCATACTTGTGCTGTATCCACCGCTGGAGATTTATTTACTTGGGGAGATGGAATCCATAACGTTGGTCTATTAGGACATGGTAGTGATCTTAGTCACTGGATACCAAAAAGAGTATCTGGTCCTGTTGAAGGACTTCAGGTCTTGTCTGTCGCTTGTGGCACATGGCATTCTGCGCTAGCAACTGCTAATGGGAAGTTATTCACTTTTGGCGATGGAGCGTTTGGTGTTCTTGGACATGGAGATAGAGAGAGTGTTTCGTATCCTAAAGAAGTGAAAATGTTGAGTGGCCTTAAAACCATGAAAGTAGCTTGCGGAGTGTGGCATACCGTGGCTATAGTCGAGGTTATCAATCAGACCAGTACGAGTGTTTCATCTAGAAAGTTGTTTACTTGGGGTGATGGTGATAAAAACAGGTTAGGACATGGGAACAAAGAGACTTACTTGATTCCAACTTGTGTCTCTTCATTAATTGACTACAACTTCCACCAAATAGCTTGTGGTAATACATTGACAGTTGCACTAACTACCTCGGGTCATGTTTTCACTATGGGAGGAACTTCACATGGTCAGCTCGGTAGCTCGAATTCAGATGGTAAATTGCCTTGTTTGGTTCAAGATCGATTGGTCGGTGAATTTGTTGAGGAAATTGCTAGTGGAGACCATCATGTTGCTGTGTTAACATCTAGAAATGAAGTCTTCACTTGGGGAAAAGGCTCTAATGGAAGACTAGGACATGGAGACACCGAAGATCGAAAAACGCCAACATTAGTTGAAGCTCTAAAAGAGAGGCATGTGAAGAGCATATCATGTGGCTCTAACTTTAC
This window encodes:
- the LOC103870680 gene encoding PH, RCC1 and FYVE domains-containing protein 1 isoform X1 — translated: MADPSSYVNHDRDVDQALIALKKGCQLLKYSRKGRPKFRSFRLSRDETALLWLSHGEEKSLKLSTVSRLLPGQRTAVFRRYLRPEKDYLSFSLIYHNGDRSLDLICKDKAETEVWFTGLKSLIRKNHNKQARSEVPEVCVCVFVFILYYISYSNISNKPLHFVQIHDSDIFSTGRPSTASLEFIPNNNTRRGRTSLDLGPRNNNSPIPFRDSDVASERISMLRPSTDGFRISISSTPSCSSGGSGGPDDIESLGDVYVWGEVWSDGISSSYNGTMNSKTVRTDVLIPRPLESNVVLDVHQIACGIRHISLVTRQGEVFTWGEEAGGRLGHGIQVDVSRPKLVEFLALTNIDFVACGEYHTCAVSTAGDLFTWGDGIHNVGLLGHGSDLSHWIPKRVSGPVEGLQVLSVACGTWHSALATANGKLFTFGDGAFGVLGHGDRESVSYPKEVKMLSGLKTMKVACGVWHTVAIVEVINQTSTSVSSRKLFTWGDGDKNRLGHGNKETYLIPTCVSSLIDYNFHQIACGNTLTVALTTSGHVFTMGGTSHGQLGSSNSDGKLPCLVQDRLVGEFVEEIASGDHHVAVLTSRNEVFTWGKGSNGRLGHGDTEDRKTPTLVEALKERHVKSISCGSNFTSSICIHKWVSGADQSVCSGCRQPFGFTRKRHNCYNCGLVHCHACSSKKALKAALAPTPGKPHRVCDACYAKLKAGGDNSNAANRYNTTPSAVRPVRETRSSRIILTPKTEPVKYSEVRSSRSESSIVRSSQVPALQQLKDVAFPSSLSAIQNAFKPNSTSRRGGSPPRSSGFSRSVVDNLKKTSGKINQEMTKLQSQVRKLKQKCDSQGIEIQRLRKTAREASELAIRHSSKHKAATEVMKSVAEHLRELKEKLPPEVSKCEAFESMNSQAEAYLNASEAAETSQDTTLSENSQDQNIEEHPSSSNGGAMMSQEPSNTTNINPHPSDSRPPAEASSSPSKSGGKELIEQFEPGVYVTYVLHKNGGKIFRRVRFSKRRFDEHQAEEWWNSKKDRMLKSYSHQVSSSGPMATESVPTPTSVQPPSSPTQPNSDDQEGGLK
- the LOC103870680 gene encoding PH, RCC1 and FYVE domains-containing protein 1 isoform X2, with amino-acid sequence MADPSSYVNHDRDVDQALIALKKGCQLLKYSRKGRPKFRSFRLSRDETALLWLSHGEEKSLKLSTVSRLLPGQRTAVFRRYLRPEKDYLSFSLIYHNGDRSLDLICKDKAETEVWFTGLKSLIRKNHNKQARSEVPEIHDSDIFSTGRPSTASLEFIPNNNTRRGRTSLDLGPRNNNSPIPFRDSDVASERISMLRPSTDGFRISISSTPSCSSGGSGGPDDIESLGDVYVWGEVWSDGISSSYNGTMNSKTVRTDVLIPRPLESNVVLDVHQIACGIRHISLVTRQGEVFTWGEEAGGRLGHGIQVDVSRPKLVEFLALTNIDFVACGEYHTCAVSTAGDLFTWGDGIHNVGLLGHGSDLSHWIPKRVSGPVEGLQVLSVACGTWHSALATANGKLFTFGDGAFGVLGHGDRESVSYPKEVKMLSGLKTMKVACGVWHTVAIVEVINQTSTSVSSRKLFTWGDGDKNRLGHGNKETYLIPTCVSSLIDYNFHQIACGNTLTVALTTSGHVFTMGGTSHGQLGSSNSDGKLPCLVQDRLVGEFVEEIASGDHHVAVLTSRNEVFTWGKGSNGRLGHGDTEDRKTPTLVEALKERHVKSISCGSNFTSSICIHKWVSGADQSVCSGCRQPFGFTRKRHNCYNCGLVHCHACSSKKALKAALAPTPGKPHRVCDACYAKLKAGGDNSNAANRYNTTPSAVRPVRETRSSRIILTPKTEPVKYSEVRSSRSESSIVRSSQVPALQQLKDVAFPSSLSAIQNAFKPNSTSRRGGSPPRSSGFSRSVVDNLKKTSGKINQEMTKLQSQVRKLKQKCDSQGIEIQRLRKTAREASELAIRHSSKHKAATEVMKSVAEHLRELKEKLPPEVSKCEAFESMNSQAEAYLNASEAAETSQDTTLSENSQDQNIEEHPSSSNGGAMMSQEPSNTTNINPHPSDSRPPAEASSSPSKSGGKELIEQFEPGVYVTYVLHKNGGKIFRRVRFSKRRFDEHQAEEWWNSKKDRMLKSYSHQVSSSGPMATESVPTPTSVQPPSSPTQPNSDDQEGGLK